Proteins found in one Neurospora crassa OR74A linkage group II, whole genome shotgun sequence genomic segment:
- a CDS encoding AP-3 complex subunit sigma, whose translation MINAFLVFNGQGQPRLTKFYTQLDTSIQQRLISEIFTLVANRPKGSCNFLPLPPLLAASSTSTSSSEPHNDVPSLVTYRNYATLYFIIISTSTESPLALIDLIQVYVESLDRLFENVCELDLIFNFETLHATLGEMIVGGVVIETNMEKIVQGVRAQGTVAKRPVNESRGGGMGLGSGLGAGLGMGGNFVWSGR comes from the exons ATGATCAACGCAttcctcgtcttcaacgGCCAAGGCCAACCGCGCCTCACCAAATTCTACACCCAACTT GACACATCAATCCAACAACGACTCATCTCCGAGATCTTCACCCTCGTTGCCAACCGTCCAAAGGGCTCCTGCaacttcctccccctcccgcccctcctcgccgcctccagcacctccacctcctcgtcCGAACCACACAACGACGTCCCCTCCCTTGTAACCTACCGCAACTATGCTACCCTCtatttcatcatcatctcaaCCTCGACCGAGTCGCCACTGGCTCTTATCGATCTGATTCAAGTATATGTCGAATCTCTGGACAGGTTGTTTGAGAATGTGTGCGAGTTGGATCTGATCTTCAACTTTGAGACACTGCATGCAACACTGGGCGAGATGATTGTGGGAGGAGTGGTGATTGAGACAAATATGGAGAAGATTGTGCAGGGCGTGAGAGCGCAGGGGACGGTGGCCAAGAGGCCGGTTAACGAGAGTAGGGGAGGCGGCATGGGGCTAGGGAGTGGACTGGGGGCTGGGTTGGGAATGGGAGGGAATTTTGTCTGGAGTGGGCGATGA